A single region of the Coregonus clupeaformis isolate EN_2021a chromosome 40, ASM2061545v1, whole genome shotgun sequence genome encodes:
- the LOC121555190 gene encoding LOW QUALITY PROTEIN: 5-hydroxyisourate hydrolase-like (The sequence of the model RefSeq protein was modified relative to this genomic sequence to represent the inferred CDS: inserted 1 base in 1 codon) — MALSLHRLDPSTSLWNLLTTGTTNDDGRCPGLITREAFTPAVYKMRFETGQYWXETSFYPYVEIVFTITDHSQKFHVPLLCSHFSYSTYRGS, encoded by the exons ATGGCCCTCAGCCTGCATCGCCTGGATCCCTCCACTTCACTCTGGAACCTTCTCACCACAGGGACTACTAATGATGATGGGCGCTGCCCAGGACTCATCACCAGAGAAGCTTTCACTCCAGCGGTGTACAAGATGCGCTTTGAGACGGGCCAATACT GAGAGACCTCTTTCTACCCATATGTCGAGATAGTCTTCACCATAACGGACCACAGTCAGAAGTTCCATGTTCCTCTGCTCTGCAGCCACTTCTCCTACAGTACCTACCGGGGGAGCTAG